A stretch of DNA from Gimesia chilikensis:
GGGCAGGCGTTACAATCCAGGTTCTGCATCCAGGCAACGCGCAGACTTTCGAAGAAGATAATGCCGCCAGTCTGACGGTGCTGGTTTCCTATCAAGGTAGAAGGATTTTGTTGACTGGTGATCTGGAAGGAGATGGATTACAGGCACTGCTTGCGCAGGAGTCGCCCGGGACAATTGATGTACTTCTCTCCCCGCATCACGGCAGCCTGACAGCGAACACACGGGAGTTGGCAGAATGGGCCCATCCGGACTACGTGATTGTGAGTGGGGGCAAACCACAGACAATTGGCCAGCTACAGCAGGTCTATGCGCTACAAACCAGGGTTTATGCCACCTCAACCCACGGCGCCCTGACCTGCTCCATCAGCCATGATGGGAAAGTTTCAGTCACTTCCTATCGAACGCAGCGTCGTTTGTTGCGGTGAAATTCGGATCAGCAGTTTACTGCATGTCGATCGTATTCATCAGCTCTTCATGAGCACGGATTTCCAGCATGCGATGTTTGAGCAGTTTCCGCATATCGTTCATCGTTTTGAGTTTTTTCTGGAAGTCCTCATTCACCTTGGCCAGTTCAGTGTAATGTTTTGCCCCCTGCGAGATACAACGGTTGAGGTTCAGAATCGAGGGAGTGACCCCCGTTTTCAGATCGCGGATAATACTCTCCGCCGCAACCTGCACTTCTTCACAGAGTTTATGCAGGTCCCTGCGATCGATTTCGCGTTCTTCTTCGGTAATGGCTCGCGTTGCAATCGAAACGTTCTTTTTACGTAGCGTTGATTCATCGACGAGTCTACCGAAGGGATTGAAGCCAGCTTTCTCTTTGGTCGTTTCAACATCGAGAAGTTTGAGGGCATTGATCGCTTTTTTGAAGGAAGGCGTGATTTCCAGGGCGCGGCTGAAGCTCATATGCGCCTGGGTATGGTTTTTCATTTCGAGATATACATTACCCAGGTTAAAGTGAGCATCGACCATATCCGGGTCGAAAGTGATCGCCTGCTTGTAAGCAGTCACCGCCATACTGAGCTGATTCAGGCCTTTGTGAGCGATGCCCATATTGTAAAACGCATCTGCCGATTTCTTATCCTTATGCACCGCTTTGCGGAGCACGTCCAGAGCCTGCCGATATTCTCCCATGCGATTATAGATGGCTCCCATGTTAATGTAAGGAGAGGCATCGGCCGGGGAAAGCCTGGAGAGAGTTTTGAAGTGCTCGATCGCTTCCGGGTATTTTTTGAGCTGAAAGAAAACGGTGGCCAGTCCGGTATGAGCTTTCTTTTCCGTCGGTTTGGTACCAATGATCCGCTGATAGATCTCAACGGCCTCAGTAACCTTGCGCTCTTTCAGTAACTGACGCGCCTGCTGGTAGAGTTCTGTCAGATTTGAGCCTTTCATCAGTAAAGATTCTCCCACAGGGCAATCCCGAAACGACTCTGATTCCAGTCTGTCCGCAGTGATGTGCCCAGATCGCTGCGGGCAGTCAGAAATCAATCTGTAGAACTGTCTGCTATTCTTCCTTCAGAGAAATGAGTTTGCTGCGAGAGCCTTTATGAAAGCTAATTTTTCCTTCACGGCCCAACCAGCCTACGGCCTGCATTACCAGATCGCGGGGAGCATCTATTTCACGAGACAATTTGCTTAATGTAACCGGCTCATTCTCGCTCAAATATTGCCAGACGAGGCCTGCAACGACTCCGATGCTCTCGACCTGGTGCGACTCAATTTCCACTGACATCAGCCTGCTCCTGAACTGTAAACGTGTCGATTACGGTTATAGAACGTCAGTCACATTATCCAGATTAGGAGTTCGATCTACAATACCTCATCAGAAAAAACGTAAAATCGACGGGGATTCCACCGGGATTCGTGAATAATTCTGAGGATATCGCATGGAGAGTCGGAACGGATTTCGGTGATCCCTAGACGATGTCCAGATAGCCCTCATAGCCGCTATCAAACACATCCAGGCTGGCTGAAATTGCTTCCAGATCTTTCCGAGTTTTGGCGAGTTCCTGATCTGTTCCCTGATAGAGCACGAATGCCGTAAACAGATCCGTCTCGAATACGCGGAGAAAGGCGCTGTTAATCAGTTCAGAACAGACAAATTCCAGATCGCGTGCCAGGCAGGTTTTCCCGGCCAGCTTAACGTCAGTTTTATAGACATCGACTTCTTCGTATTCTTCCCGAAAGACTTCCAGTGAACGGTTGAGTAATTCCTCAGGGGGGATATCAACCATGTAGAGTGAGATCAACCAGAAGGATGATTCCTCACTACTGACGCTGATCTGGATTTCTCCGTGCTCCTCATCGACCTGTTTGGCGAGCTCCCAGTCATCGGGATATTCAAAGGAGATACCGTATTCGTTAAATAATTTCATGACGTTTCTGTAACTGTGCTTAAGAGCCGGGAATTTCGTTCTCACAGCGATATTGGTCTGTATGGAACGCTGCGGGAGAGAATTATAGTTTCCTGTCGCGATGATTTCAGGACTGTACTACGAACTTTTTCTAAAACTGTTCGAACCCGTTTATCGCGACAGAAGTTCAGACAGCATTTCGCCGGTCGCCCCTGCTTTTCGCTGGGCCACATCCCGGGGAGTGCCGGCATCGAGCAGGTAACCACCGGCTTCGCCTCCCGTCGGTCCCAGTTCAATGATCCAGTCAGCCTGGATCATTGCCTGAGCCTGATGTTCGATAAACAGGACCGAATGACCTGCTCCAACCAGTCGTCGTAATACCTGCATCAATTGTTCAATGTCATGCACATGCAGCCCGCGTGTCGGTTCATCGAGCACAAACAGCGTTTGTCCCGGCGTGCGGGTGATGAGTTCTTTCGCCAGTTTCAATCGCTGAGCTTCACCGCCGGAAAGCATGTTGGCCGGCTGTCCCAGTGCCAGATAGCCCAGTCCCAGTTCAACCAGTACATTAAGCACATCACTGATCTTGGGAATCGCCTCCAGAAACTGTGCCGCCTCCGCTATGGACATGTCCAGCAGATCGCTCACACTTTTGTCACGATACTTGACGGCCAGTGTCTGCCGGTTAAAACGCCGCGTGTCACACAACTCACAGGGCAGATACAGGGAAGGCAGGAACTGCAGATCAACACGCCGGTACCCTTGTCCCTGACAGGCCGTGCAGCGTCCCTGTTTTGAATTGAAGCTGAACCGGCTCGCCGTGTATCCCCGCAATCGCGCTGTCTTTGTGCGCGAATACAATTTGCGGACTTCATCCCAGATTCCACAAAACGTCGCCGGATTAGAACGGCCGCTGCGACCAATGGGAGTCTGATCAATGGTCTTCACCTGTTGCAGGTGTGCGACTCCTTCCAGGGAATCGTATGCTTTGTTCTGAACCTGCTGCTTTCGTAATTCTGCCTTCAGAGCCGGCAGCAGGGTTTCCATGATCAGCGTACTTTTCCCGCATCCACTGACGCCGGTGACACAGACGAGTTGTCCGAGGGGAAGTTTGAGTGTGACGTTTTTCAGATTATGCAGCCGGGCCCCGGTCAGGCTGATTTTCGCGTCTGACGGGGGACTTGTCAGCGTGTCTGGAAAGTGAGCTGCGTGGCGGAGTGCCCGGGCGGTAAACGATTCTTCATTCCGGACCACTTCCTCGTAAGACCCCGCGGCGACGACTTCGCCTCCCGCCTCCCCTGCTCCCGGCCCCAGGTCGAGAATCAGATCACCGGCTTTGATCAGGTCCAGATCGTGTTCCACCACAATCACGGTATTACCATTCTGCTTAAGTCGATTCAGAATGGTCAGGAGTTTTTCCGTCTCTTTTGCATGTAAGCCGGCCGTCGGCTCGTCGAGAATATAACAGGCGCCGGTTGTCTCGCTCCCCAGACAGGCCGCCAGTCGCGCCCGTTGCAGCTCTCCCCCCGAAAGCGTTCGGACAGGCCGGGACATCTGCAGGTAGCCCAGGCCGATTTCCTCCAGATACTGCAAACGACTCCGGATCGGCGGCACCAACTGGCTGGCAATTTCCCGATTTCGGGCACCGGACTGTTCGAGATCCTGAGACTCCCACTCACTCAGCCAGGCGGTGATGCCTGAGGGTGTCATTCGCATCAGCTGGA
This window harbors:
- a CDS encoding tetratricopeptide repeat protein, with product MGESLLMKGSNLTELYQQARQLLKERKVTEAVEIYQRIIGTKPTEKKAHTGLATVFFQLKKYPEAIEHFKTLSRLSPADASPYINMGAIYNRMGEYRQALDVLRKAVHKDKKSADAFYNMGIAHKGLNQLSMAVTAYKQAITFDPDMVDAHFNLGNVYLEMKNHTQAHMSFSRALEITPSFKKAINALKLLDVETTKEKAGFNPFGRLVDESTLRKKNVSIATRAITEEEREIDRRDLHKLCEEVQVAAESIIRDLKTGVTPSILNLNRCISQGAKHYTELAKVNEDFQKKLKTMNDMRKLLKHRMLEIRAHEELMNTIDMQ
- a CDS encoding winged helix-turn-helix domain-containing protein, translating into MSVEIESHQVESIGVVAGLVWQYLSENEPVTLSKLSREIDAPRDLVMQAVGWLGREGKISFHKGSRSKLISLKEE
- a CDS encoding excinuclease ABC subunit UvrA — its product is MPSQSMQAIQIHGARCHNLKNIDVTFPHQKLTVVTGVSGSGKSSLVFDTVHSEGQRRFLENLSPATRQLLSQMTPPDVDQITGLPPTISIEQTPRTQSKRSTLATLTEVYDFFRILYAQVGIVHCTRCGQPLHQQSAEQIVDLILALEDRQKVMILAPVVSGKKGQHTALLEKIVKEGFVRARIDGEILDVTQAPSLNEQTDHDIEIVIDRIIVKDGIEARLKESVDLALKHGNGACYVTHQTPDGWSDRYLSTRLACGACNLSFPDPEPRTFSFNSPYGACPVCDGLGVIEADDDEQTVSVCPDCQGGRLNIYPRSIFLHQTSLVQLMRMTPSGITAWLSEWESQDLEQSGARNREIASQLVPPIRSRLQYLEEIGLGYLQMSRPVRTLSGGELQRARLAACLGSETTGACYILDEPTAGLHAKETEKLLTILNRLKQNGNTVIVVEHDLDLIKAGDLILDLGPGAGEAGGEVVAAGSYEEVVRNEESFTARALRHAAHFPDTLTSPPSDAKISLTGARLHNLKNVTLKLPLGQLVCVTGVSGCGKSTLIMETLLPALKAELRKQQVQNKAYDSLEGVAHLQQVKTIDQTPIGRSGRSNPATFCGIWDEVRKLYSRTKTARLRGYTASRFSFNSKQGRCTACQGQGYRRVDLQFLPSLYLPCELCDTRRFNRQTLAVKYRDKSVSDLLDMSIAEAAQFLEAIPKISDVLNVLVELGLGYLALGQPANMLSGGEAQRLKLAKELITRTPGQTLFVLDEPTRGLHVHDIEQLMQVLRRLVGAGHSVLFIEHQAQAMIQADWIIELGPTGGEAGGYLLDAGTPRDVAQRKAGATGEMLSELLSR